A single window of Osmia bicornis bicornis chromosome 14, iOsmBic2.1, whole genome shotgun sequence DNA harbors:
- the LOC114877042 gene encoding mitochondrial 2-oxoglutarate/malate carrier protein-like — translation MSNEKTVPNAIKFLFGGTAGMAATCFVQPLDLIKNRMQLSGTKTSAISVMSSVTKNEGFLAFYAGLSAGLLRQGTYTTTRLGVNAWLYEIVSKDGPPNFLMKALIGSTAGAIGAFVGTPAEVALIRMTADGRLPVVERRNYSNAFNALVRIAREEGFLALWRGTVPTMGRAMVVNAAQLGSYSQSKEMLLDTGYFEEGIPLHFVSSMISGLVTTLASMPVDIAKTRIQNMKIVDGKPEFKGAIDVIVQVCKNEGLFSLWKGFFPYYARLGPHTVLTFIFFEQMFTIYKTYKA, via the exons ATGAGTAACGAAAAGACGGTGCCGAATGcaataaaattcctttttGGAGGAACCGCAGG AATGGCCGCCACTTGTTTTGTTCAACCATtagatttaataaaaaatcgaATGCAATTAAGTGGTACAAAAACATCAGCAATAAGTGTAATGTCTTCAGTGACAAAAAATGAGGGTTTCTTAGCTTTTTATGCGGGTTTATCTGCTGGTTTATTGCGTCAAGGTACATATACTACAACCAGACTTGGTGTAAATGCGTGGTTGTATGAAATTGTTTC AAAGGATGGTCCGCCAAACTTTCTTATGAAAGCATTAATAGGTAGTACTGCTGGTGCTATAGGAGCATTTGTAGGTACACCTGCTGAAGTTGCTTTGATTAGAATGACTGCAGATGGTAGACTACCTGTTG TTGAGAGACGAAATTATTCAAATGCATTTAATGCATTAGTTCGTATAGCCAGAGAGGAAGGTTTTTTAGCATTGTGGAGAGGTACTGTTCCAACAATGGGAAGGGCTATGGTTGTAAATGCAGCTCAGTTAGGATCATATTCTCAATCTAAAGAAATGTTGCTTGATACTG GCTATTTTGAAGAAGGTATTCCATTACATTTTGTAAGTTCCATGATATCAGGTTTAGTAACAACTCTTGCTTCTATGCCAGTTGATATTGCTAAGACAAG GATTCAAAACATGAAAATTGTGGATGGTAAACCAGAGTTTAAAGGTGCAATAGATGTCATAGTTCAGGTGTGTAAAAATGAGGGATTATTTTCATTATGGAAGGGATTCTTTCCTTATTATGCTCGTTTAGGTCCTCATACTGTTTTGacattcattttctttgaGCAAATGTTTACCATATATAAAACATATAAAGCTTAA
- the LOC114877040 gene encoding DNA repair protein REV1 isoform X2: MSRKKKGENWGESGFEDWGGYMAAKQAKLEEQFHSEAINETKTSEIFQGIAIFVNGYTDPTADELRRLMMKHGGAYHHYLRPKVTTHIIATNLPYSKIMLYRKSQNPTPICKPEWIVDSIKAGRILKFQNYLLYSHCTDVQPKLNYIVKSKKGEENVTLQEDNKAQPNNEASSSTNNIDNKHVTAKSNITDQVTSNPSIPSSSRDARSSKNSGFISEFYSHSRLHHLSTMGTTFKDYVNELRDRNNGEFPGLIKLKELKHIKLNRLSFGSQSSFNNELPDLQEENRTEISQDPIIMHIDMDCFFVSVGLRDKPELKGLPIAVTHAKGNKNPANNSKQALEDEQGSLSEVASCSYEARKAGVRNGMFLGEALKICPNLKPIPYDFEGYKEVSYILYDTVASYTLDIEAVSCDEMYADCTKILDESCLTPMEFATVIRQEIKDKTGCPVSTGFGNNKLLARLATKKAKPNGQFYIQQENVERCIGTFNVQDLPGVGYTTSHKLNNINVKTCTELQAISLSTLQKEFGKKTGEMLYNMCRGIDHSKLNLEYVRKSVSADVNYGIRFDNNEEAIEFLKKLSQEVCNRLKNVNAKGRCITLKLLVRAKEAPKETEKFMGHGLCDCITKSKNLIAPINDVDIITKEVIVLWNQMQKVPEDARGIGIQISRLEVLKNKSRHATLSSFVNKNKQGDAPHRSVETNQDNVAQSLIKATNVMPSTSKSVTSTDKEMFYIPSVINESILAELPEEIRNEILDAKRNEHLTIVPRNEKLDVKVLKVDEKKSEKGIQTKQEQFFKQSKPGIPKSTKVEMPPIHEIDMSVLIELPEDIRNEILNEYSVRKNQNQPNNDNTNENNSATVSTDSRVQQNTRDEENISFSQVDPEFLAALSEDLKRDVQMYCTVKKAECSKTKKDETTRNVQLTKVECTKQSKKIEFNSKTKGNGKNSKTAPSKNKKKGIQAAFKKLNNERESKNVPNNRINGTTKTVISCKETTESVNNQITADEAEAILSHNRTILENNSENQHQDTLIKLVNRLLNLPLEQVKMQIQIWITNSKTVNEVDFLSLATFLSMLPEKKRIEDLHVLLKTMHR; the protein is encoded by the exons ATGTCACGGAAAAAGAAAGGTGAAAATTGGGGGGAAAGTGGATTTGAAGATTGG gGTGGGTATATGGCTGCTAAACAAGCTAAATTAGAGGAACAGTTTCACAGTGAAGCCATTAATGAAACTAAGACatcagaaatatttcaaggaattgcaatttttgtaAATGGTTACACTGATCCAACTGCAGATGAACTTCGACGTTTAATGATGAAACATGGGGGTGCATATCATCATTATTTGAGACCAAAAGTTACAACCCACATTATTGCAACTAACTTGCCATATTCTAAGATAATGTTATATAGAAAAAGTCAAAATCCAACTCCTATATGTAAACCTGAATGGATTGTGGATAGTATAAAAGCTGGTAGAATTCTGAAGTTTCAGAATTATCTGCTTTATTCACATTGTACAGATGTACAaccaaaattaaattatatagtaaaaagtaaaaaaggtGAAGAGAATGTTACTCTTCAAGAAGATAATAAAGCACAACCAAATAATGAAGCAAGTAGTTCAACaaataatattgataataaaCATGTGACAGCAAAAAGTAACATCACAGATCAAGTTACTTCAAATCCCTCAATACCTTCCAGTTCAAGAGATGCTCGTTCATCAAAAAATTCAGGATTTATATCAGAATTTTACAGTCATTCTCGATTACACCACCTCTCAACTATGGGAACCACATTTAAAGATTATGTTAATGAATTAAGAGATAGAAATAATGGAGAATTTCCTGgccttattaaattgaaagagttaaaacatataaaattaaacagaTTATCATTTGGTTCTCAATCAAGCTTTAATAATGAACTCCCTGATTTACAAGAAGAGAATAGAACAGAAATTAGCCAAGATCCTATTATAATGCACATAGATATGGATTGCTTTTTTGTCTCAGTTGGTCTCAGAGATAAGCCAGAATTAAAAGGTTTACCTATTGCAGTAACACATGCAAAGGGTAATAAAAATCCTGCAAATAATAGTAAACAAGCTTTAGAAGATGAGCAGGGTTCATTATCAGAGGTAGCATCTTGTTCTTATGAGGCAAGGAAAGCTGGGGTGAGAAATGGCATGTTTTTAGGGGAAGCATTAAAAATATGCCCCAATTTAAAACCAATACCATATGATTTCGAAGGCTATAAAGAGgtttcttatattttatacgaCACTGTAGCGTCATACACATTAGATATCGAAGCAGTCAGTTGCGACGAAATGTACGCAGattgtacaaaaatattgGACGAATCTTGCTTAACACCAATGGAATTTGCAACTGTAATTAGAcaagaaataaaagataaaaccGGTTGCCCTGTATCAACAGGATTcggaaataataaattattggcAAGATTAGCGACAAAAAAAGCTAAACCAAACGGTCAGTTTTACATACAACAAGAAAATGTTGAAAGATGTATCGGTACTTTTAACGTACAAGATTTGCCAG GGGTTGGATATACAACATCGCATAAATTGAACAATATTAATGTGAAAACATGTACAGAATTGCAAGCAATTTCATTATCGACCTTACAAAAGGAATTTGGCAAAAAAACAGGGGAAATGTTATATAATATGTGTCGCGGTATAGATCATTCGAAACTTAACTTAGAATATGTTAGAAAATCGGTTTCTGCCGATGTTAATTACGGAATAAGGTTTGATAATAATGAAGAAGCAATagaatttctaaaaaagttATCTCAGGAAGTATGCAATCgattgaaaaatgttaatgCGAAAGGTAGGTGTATTACACTAAAACTATTAGTTAGGGCAAAAGAGGCACCAAAAGAAACCGAAAAATTTATGGGTCATGGTTTGTGCGATTGTAtaacaaaatcaaaaaatCTTATCGCTCCTATTAACGATGTTGATATTATAACAAA GGAGGTAATTGTACTTTGGAATCAAATGCAAAAAGTTCCCGAAGATGCAAGAGGCATCGGTATCCAAATATCCAGATTagaagtattaaaaaataaatcgcGCCACGCAACTTTATCGAGTTTCGTTAATAAGAACAAACAAGGTGACGCGCCTCATCGATCTGTCGAAACAAATCAAGATAACGTAGCTCAATCTCTAATAAAAGCTACAAATGTTATGCCATCAACTTCTAAGAGTGTAACTTCCACTGATAAAGAGATGTTTTACATTCCATCTGTTATCAATGAATCGATTCTCGCCGAACTTCCGGAAGAAatacgaaatgaaattttggatGCGAAAAGAAACGAACACTTAACTATTGTACCGAGAAACGAGAAGCTAGATGTTAAAGTGTTAAAAGTTGACGAGAAAAAATCTGAGAAAGGTATACAAACGAAACaggaacaattttttaaacaatctaAACCTGGTATTCCAAAATCAACGAAGGTGGAGATGCCGCCTATACATGAGATCGATATGTCTGTTCTGATAGAACTGCCCGAAGATATACGAAATGAAATACTTAACGAATATAGTGTTAGAAAGAACCAGAATCAACCGAATAATGATAACACAAATGAAAACAATAGTGCTACAGTTTCAACTGATAGCAGAGTTCAACAAAATACTCGCGACGAGGAAAATATATCTTTTTCACAAGTAGATCCTGAATTCTTAGCTGCGTTATCCGAAGATCTAAAACGAGACGTTCAAATGTATTGCACCGTCAAGAAAGCGGAATGTTCGAAAACCAAAAAAGATGAAACAACTCGTAACGTACAATTGACAAAAGTTGAATGTACAAAACAGAGTAAAAAGATTGAATTTAATTCGAAAACGAAAGGTAATGGCAAAAATTCTAAAACCGCACCTTccaagaacaagaagaaagGTATACAAGCTGCgttcaagaaattaaacaatGAACGCGAGTCGAAAAATGTACCCAACAATAGAATCAATGGTACCACAAAAACTGTAATATCTTGCAAGGAAACAACCGAATCTGTTAACAATCAGATTACTGCGGACGAAGCCGAGGCTATTCTTTCCCATAACCGAACTATCTTAGAAAATAATAGTGAAAATCAACATCAAGATACTTTAATTAAACTTGTAAATCGTTTACTTAATCTCCCACTCGAACAG GTAAAGATGCAAATACAAATATGGATCACTAATTCTAAAACCGTGAACGAAGTAGATTTTTTGTCGCTTGCAACATTTCTTAGCATGCTTCCGGAGAAGAAGCGTATCGAAGATTTACACGTGTTGTTGAAAACCATGCATAGGTAA
- the LOC114877040 gene encoding DNA repair protein REV1 isoform X1, giving the protein MSRKKKGENWGESGFEDWGGYMAAKQAKLEEQFHSEAINETKTSEIFQGIAIFVNGYTDPTADELRRLMMKHGGAYHHYLRPKVTTHIIATNLPYSKIMLYRKSQNPTPICKPEWIVDSIKAGRILKFQNYLLYSHCTDVQPKLNYIVKSKKGEENVTLQEDNKAQPNNEASSSTNNIDNKHVTAKSNITDQVTSNPSIPSSSRDARSSKNSGFISEFYSHSRLHHLSTMGTTFKDYVNELRDRNNGEFPGLIKLKELKHIKLNRLSFGSQSSFNNELPDLQEENRTEISQDPIIMHIDMDCFFVSVGLRDKPELKGLPIAVTHAKGNKNPANNSKQALEDEQGSLSEVASCSYEARKAGVRNGMFLGEALKICPNLKPIPYDFEGYKEVSYILYDTVASYTLDIEAVSCDEMYADCTKILDESCLTPMEFATVIRQEIKDKTGCPVSTGFGNNKLLARLATKKAKPNGQFYIQQENVERCIGTFNVQDLPGVGYTTSHKLNNINVKTCTELQAISLSTLQKEFGKKTGEMLYNMCRGIDHSKLNLEYVRKSVSADVNYGIRFDNNEEAIEFLKKLSQEVCNRLKNVNAKGRCITLKLLVRAKEAPKETEKFMGHGLCDCITKSKNLIAPINDVDIITKEVIVLWNQMQKVPEDARGIGIQISRLEVLKNKSRHATLSSFVNKNKQGDAPHRSVETNQDNVAQSLIKATNVMPSTSKSVTSTDKEMFYIPSVINESILAELPEEIRNEILDAKRNEHLTIVPRNEKLDVKVLKVDEKKSEKGIQTKQEQFFKQSKPGIPKSTKVEMPPIHEIDMSVLIELPEDIRNEILNEYSVRKNQNQPNNDNTNENNSATVSTDSRVQQNTRDEENISFSQVDPEFLAALSEDLKRDVQMYCTVKKAECSKTKKDETTRNVQLTKVECTKQSKKIEFNSKTKGNGKNSKTAPSKNKKKGIQAAFKKLNNERESKNVPNNRINGTTKTVISCKETTESVNNQITADEAEAILSHNRTILENNSENQHQDTLIKLVNRLLNLPLEQVKMQIQIWITNSKTVNEVDFLSLATFLSMLPEKKRIEDLHVLLKTMHRCMTKSGNCIWHRTYRKTVKYVQHYMQIEYNSNLMVPSIKCNLLQCNSDVM; this is encoded by the exons ATGTCACGGAAAAAGAAAGGTGAAAATTGGGGGGAAAGTGGATTTGAAGATTGG gGTGGGTATATGGCTGCTAAACAAGCTAAATTAGAGGAACAGTTTCACAGTGAAGCCATTAATGAAACTAAGACatcagaaatatttcaaggaattgcaatttttgtaAATGGTTACACTGATCCAACTGCAGATGAACTTCGACGTTTAATGATGAAACATGGGGGTGCATATCATCATTATTTGAGACCAAAAGTTACAACCCACATTATTGCAACTAACTTGCCATATTCTAAGATAATGTTATATAGAAAAAGTCAAAATCCAACTCCTATATGTAAACCTGAATGGATTGTGGATAGTATAAAAGCTGGTAGAATTCTGAAGTTTCAGAATTATCTGCTTTATTCACATTGTACAGATGTACAaccaaaattaaattatatagtaaaaagtaaaaaaggtGAAGAGAATGTTACTCTTCAAGAAGATAATAAAGCACAACCAAATAATGAAGCAAGTAGTTCAACaaataatattgataataaaCATGTGACAGCAAAAAGTAACATCACAGATCAAGTTACTTCAAATCCCTCAATACCTTCCAGTTCAAGAGATGCTCGTTCATCAAAAAATTCAGGATTTATATCAGAATTTTACAGTCATTCTCGATTACACCACCTCTCAACTATGGGAACCACATTTAAAGATTATGTTAATGAATTAAGAGATAGAAATAATGGAGAATTTCCTGgccttattaaattgaaagagttaaaacatataaaattaaacagaTTATCATTTGGTTCTCAATCAAGCTTTAATAATGAACTCCCTGATTTACAAGAAGAGAATAGAACAGAAATTAGCCAAGATCCTATTATAATGCACATAGATATGGATTGCTTTTTTGTCTCAGTTGGTCTCAGAGATAAGCCAGAATTAAAAGGTTTACCTATTGCAGTAACACATGCAAAGGGTAATAAAAATCCTGCAAATAATAGTAAACAAGCTTTAGAAGATGAGCAGGGTTCATTATCAGAGGTAGCATCTTGTTCTTATGAGGCAAGGAAAGCTGGGGTGAGAAATGGCATGTTTTTAGGGGAAGCATTAAAAATATGCCCCAATTTAAAACCAATACCATATGATTTCGAAGGCTATAAAGAGgtttcttatattttatacgaCACTGTAGCGTCATACACATTAGATATCGAAGCAGTCAGTTGCGACGAAATGTACGCAGattgtacaaaaatattgGACGAATCTTGCTTAACACCAATGGAATTTGCAACTGTAATTAGAcaagaaataaaagataaaaccGGTTGCCCTGTATCAACAGGATTcggaaataataaattattggcAAGATTAGCGACAAAAAAAGCTAAACCAAACGGTCAGTTTTACATACAACAAGAAAATGTTGAAAGATGTATCGGTACTTTTAACGTACAAGATTTGCCAG GGGTTGGATATACAACATCGCATAAATTGAACAATATTAATGTGAAAACATGTACAGAATTGCAAGCAATTTCATTATCGACCTTACAAAAGGAATTTGGCAAAAAAACAGGGGAAATGTTATATAATATGTGTCGCGGTATAGATCATTCGAAACTTAACTTAGAATATGTTAGAAAATCGGTTTCTGCCGATGTTAATTACGGAATAAGGTTTGATAATAATGAAGAAGCAATagaatttctaaaaaagttATCTCAGGAAGTATGCAATCgattgaaaaatgttaatgCGAAAGGTAGGTGTATTACACTAAAACTATTAGTTAGGGCAAAAGAGGCACCAAAAGAAACCGAAAAATTTATGGGTCATGGTTTGTGCGATTGTAtaacaaaatcaaaaaatCTTATCGCTCCTATTAACGATGTTGATATTATAACAAA GGAGGTAATTGTACTTTGGAATCAAATGCAAAAAGTTCCCGAAGATGCAAGAGGCATCGGTATCCAAATATCCAGATTagaagtattaaaaaataaatcgcGCCACGCAACTTTATCGAGTTTCGTTAATAAGAACAAACAAGGTGACGCGCCTCATCGATCTGTCGAAACAAATCAAGATAACGTAGCTCAATCTCTAATAAAAGCTACAAATGTTATGCCATCAACTTCTAAGAGTGTAACTTCCACTGATAAAGAGATGTTTTACATTCCATCTGTTATCAATGAATCGATTCTCGCCGAACTTCCGGAAGAAatacgaaatgaaattttggatGCGAAAAGAAACGAACACTTAACTATTGTACCGAGAAACGAGAAGCTAGATGTTAAAGTGTTAAAAGTTGACGAGAAAAAATCTGAGAAAGGTATACAAACGAAACaggaacaattttttaaacaatctaAACCTGGTATTCCAAAATCAACGAAGGTGGAGATGCCGCCTATACATGAGATCGATATGTCTGTTCTGATAGAACTGCCCGAAGATATACGAAATGAAATACTTAACGAATATAGTGTTAGAAAGAACCAGAATCAACCGAATAATGATAACACAAATGAAAACAATAGTGCTACAGTTTCAACTGATAGCAGAGTTCAACAAAATACTCGCGACGAGGAAAATATATCTTTTTCACAAGTAGATCCTGAATTCTTAGCTGCGTTATCCGAAGATCTAAAACGAGACGTTCAAATGTATTGCACCGTCAAGAAAGCGGAATGTTCGAAAACCAAAAAAGATGAAACAACTCGTAACGTACAATTGACAAAAGTTGAATGTACAAAACAGAGTAAAAAGATTGAATTTAATTCGAAAACGAAAGGTAATGGCAAAAATTCTAAAACCGCACCTTccaagaacaagaagaaagGTATACAAGCTGCgttcaagaaattaaacaatGAACGCGAGTCGAAAAATGTACCCAACAATAGAATCAATGGTACCACAAAAACTGTAATATCTTGCAAGGAAACAACCGAATCTGTTAACAATCAGATTACTGCGGACGAAGCCGAGGCTATTCTTTCCCATAACCGAACTATCTTAGAAAATAATAGTGAAAATCAACATCAAGATACTTTAATTAAACTTGTAAATCGTTTACTTAATCTCCCACTCGAACAG GTAAAGATGCAAATACAAATATGGATCACTAATTCTAAAACCGTGAACGAAGTAGATTTTTTGTCGCTTGCAACATTTCTTAGCATGCTTCCGGAGAAGAAGCGTATCGAAGATTTACACGTGTTGTTGAAAACCATGCATAG atGTATGACAAAAAGTGGAAATTGCATTTGGCATAGGACATATAGGAAAACAGTAAAATACGTTCAACATTATATGCAAATTGAGTATAACAGCAATCTAATGGTACCATCAATTAAATGCAATCTTTTACAGTGTAACAGTGATGTAATGTAA
- the LOC114877040 gene encoding DNA repair protein REV1 isoform X3 yields MAAKQAKLEEQFHSEAINETKTSEIFQGIAIFVNGYTDPTADELRRLMMKHGGAYHHYLRPKVTTHIIATNLPYSKIMLYRKSQNPTPICKPEWIVDSIKAGRILKFQNYLLYSHCTDVQPKLNYIVKSKKGEENVTLQEDNKAQPNNEASSSTNNIDNKHVTAKSNITDQVTSNPSIPSSSRDARSSKNSGFISEFYSHSRLHHLSTMGTTFKDYVNELRDRNNGEFPGLIKLKELKHIKLNRLSFGSQSSFNNELPDLQEENRTEISQDPIIMHIDMDCFFVSVGLRDKPELKGLPIAVTHAKGNKNPANNSKQALEDEQGSLSEVASCSYEARKAGVRNGMFLGEALKICPNLKPIPYDFEGYKEVSYILYDTVASYTLDIEAVSCDEMYADCTKILDESCLTPMEFATVIRQEIKDKTGCPVSTGFGNNKLLARLATKKAKPNGQFYIQQENVERCIGTFNVQDLPGVGYTTSHKLNNINVKTCTELQAISLSTLQKEFGKKTGEMLYNMCRGIDHSKLNLEYVRKSVSADVNYGIRFDNNEEAIEFLKKLSQEVCNRLKNVNAKGRCITLKLLVRAKEAPKETEKFMGHGLCDCITKSKNLIAPINDVDIITKEVIVLWNQMQKVPEDARGIGIQISRLEVLKNKSRHATLSSFVNKNKQGDAPHRSVETNQDNVAQSLIKATNVMPSTSKSVTSTDKEMFYIPSVINESILAELPEEIRNEILDAKRNEHLTIVPRNEKLDVKVLKVDEKKSEKGIQTKQEQFFKQSKPGIPKSTKVEMPPIHEIDMSVLIELPEDIRNEILNEYSVRKNQNQPNNDNTNENNSATVSTDSRVQQNTRDEENISFSQVDPEFLAALSEDLKRDVQMYCTVKKAECSKTKKDETTRNVQLTKVECTKQSKKIEFNSKTKGNGKNSKTAPSKNKKKGIQAAFKKLNNERESKNVPNNRINGTTKTVISCKETTESVNNQITADEAEAILSHNRTILENNSENQHQDTLIKLVNRLLNLPLEQVKMQIQIWITNSKTVNEVDFLSLATFLSMLPEKKRIEDLHVLLKTMHRCMTKSGNCIWHRTYRKTVKYVQHYMQIEYNSNLMVPSIKCNLLQCNSDVM; encoded by the exons ATGGCTGCTAAACAAGCTAAATTAGAGGAACAGTTTCACAGTGAAGCCATTAATGAAACTAAGACatcagaaatatttcaaggaattgcaatttttgtaAATGGTTACACTGATCCAACTGCAGATGAACTTCGACGTTTAATGATGAAACATGGGGGTGCATATCATCATTATTTGAGACCAAAAGTTACAACCCACATTATTGCAACTAACTTGCCATATTCTAAGATAATGTTATATAGAAAAAGTCAAAATCCAACTCCTATATGTAAACCTGAATGGATTGTGGATAGTATAAAAGCTGGTAGAATTCTGAAGTTTCAGAATTATCTGCTTTATTCACATTGTACAGATGTACAaccaaaattaaattatatagtaaaaagtaaaaaaggtGAAGAGAATGTTACTCTTCAAGAAGATAATAAAGCACAACCAAATAATGAAGCAAGTAGTTCAACaaataatattgataataaaCATGTGACAGCAAAAAGTAACATCACAGATCAAGTTACTTCAAATCCCTCAATACCTTCCAGTTCAAGAGATGCTCGTTCATCAAAAAATTCAGGATTTATATCAGAATTTTACAGTCATTCTCGATTACACCACCTCTCAACTATGGGAACCACATTTAAAGATTATGTTAATGAATTAAGAGATAGAAATAATGGAGAATTTCCTGgccttattaaattgaaagagttaaaacatataaaattaaacagaTTATCATTTGGTTCTCAATCAAGCTTTAATAATGAACTCCCTGATTTACAAGAAGAGAATAGAACAGAAATTAGCCAAGATCCTATTATAATGCACATAGATATGGATTGCTTTTTTGTCTCAGTTGGTCTCAGAGATAAGCCAGAATTAAAAGGTTTACCTATTGCAGTAACACATGCAAAGGGTAATAAAAATCCTGCAAATAATAGTAAACAAGCTTTAGAAGATGAGCAGGGTTCATTATCAGAGGTAGCATCTTGTTCTTATGAGGCAAGGAAAGCTGGGGTGAGAAATGGCATGTTTTTAGGGGAAGCATTAAAAATATGCCCCAATTTAAAACCAATACCATATGATTTCGAAGGCTATAAAGAGgtttcttatattttatacgaCACTGTAGCGTCATACACATTAGATATCGAAGCAGTCAGTTGCGACGAAATGTACGCAGattgtacaaaaatattgGACGAATCTTGCTTAACACCAATGGAATTTGCAACTGTAATTAGAcaagaaataaaagataaaaccGGTTGCCCTGTATCAACAGGATTcggaaataataaattattggcAAGATTAGCGACAAAAAAAGCTAAACCAAACGGTCAGTTTTACATACAACAAGAAAATGTTGAAAGATGTATCGGTACTTTTAACGTACAAGATTTGCCAG GGGTTGGATATACAACATCGCATAAATTGAACAATATTAATGTGAAAACATGTACAGAATTGCAAGCAATTTCATTATCGACCTTACAAAAGGAATTTGGCAAAAAAACAGGGGAAATGTTATATAATATGTGTCGCGGTATAGATCATTCGAAACTTAACTTAGAATATGTTAGAAAATCGGTTTCTGCCGATGTTAATTACGGAATAAGGTTTGATAATAATGAAGAAGCAATagaatttctaaaaaagttATCTCAGGAAGTATGCAATCgattgaaaaatgttaatgCGAAAGGTAGGTGTATTACACTAAAACTATTAGTTAGGGCAAAAGAGGCACCAAAAGAAACCGAAAAATTTATGGGTCATGGTTTGTGCGATTGTAtaacaaaatcaaaaaatCTTATCGCTCCTATTAACGATGTTGATATTATAACAAA GGAGGTAATTGTACTTTGGAATCAAATGCAAAAAGTTCCCGAAGATGCAAGAGGCATCGGTATCCAAATATCCAGATTagaagtattaaaaaataaatcgcGCCACGCAACTTTATCGAGTTTCGTTAATAAGAACAAACAAGGTGACGCGCCTCATCGATCTGTCGAAACAAATCAAGATAACGTAGCTCAATCTCTAATAAAAGCTACAAATGTTATGCCATCAACTTCTAAGAGTGTAACTTCCACTGATAAAGAGATGTTTTACATTCCATCTGTTATCAATGAATCGATTCTCGCCGAACTTCCGGAAGAAatacgaaatgaaattttggatGCGAAAAGAAACGAACACTTAACTATTGTACCGAGAAACGAGAAGCTAGATGTTAAAGTGTTAAAAGTTGACGAGAAAAAATCTGAGAAAGGTATACAAACGAAACaggaacaattttttaaacaatctaAACCTGGTATTCCAAAATCAACGAAGGTGGAGATGCCGCCTATACATGAGATCGATATGTCTGTTCTGATAGAACTGCCCGAAGATATACGAAATGAAATACTTAACGAATATAGTGTTAGAAAGAACCAGAATCAACCGAATAATGATAACACAAATGAAAACAATAGTGCTACAGTTTCAACTGATAGCAGAGTTCAACAAAATACTCGCGACGAGGAAAATATATCTTTTTCACAAGTAGATCCTGAATTCTTAGCTGCGTTATCCGAAGATCTAAAACGAGACGTTCAAATGTATTGCACCGTCAAGAAAGCGGAATGTTCGAAAACCAAAAAAGATGAAACAACTCGTAACGTACAATTGACAAAAGTTGAATGTACAAAACAGAGTAAAAAGATTGAATTTAATTCGAAAACGAAAGGTAATGGCAAAAATTCTAAAACCGCACCTTccaagaacaagaagaaagGTATACAAGCTGCgttcaagaaattaaacaatGAACGCGAGTCGAAAAATGTACCCAACAATAGAATCAATGGTACCACAAAAACTGTAATATCTTGCAAGGAAACAACCGAATCTGTTAACAATCAGATTACTGCGGACGAAGCCGAGGCTATTCTTTCCCATAACCGAACTATCTTAGAAAATAATAGTGAAAATCAACATCAAGATACTTTAATTAAACTTGTAAATCGTTTACTTAATCTCCCACTCGAACAG GTAAAGATGCAAATACAAATATGGATCACTAATTCTAAAACCGTGAACGAAGTAGATTTTTTGTCGCTTGCAACATTTCTTAGCATGCTTCCGGAGAAGAAGCGTATCGAAGATTTACACGTGTTGTTGAAAACCATGCATAG atGTATGACAAAAAGTGGAAATTGCATTTGGCATAGGACATATAGGAAAACAGTAAAATACGTTCAACATTATATGCAAATTGAGTATAACAGCAATCTAATGGTACCATCAATTAAATGCAATCTTTTACAGTGTAACAGTGATGTAATGTAA